One part of the Sphingopyxis sp. TUF1 genome encodes these proteins:
- a CDS encoding PAS domain-containing protein, which translates to MTLKAMIATSPIAAVISNPHLPDNPIVECNDAFAALTGYRPDEIIGRNCRFLTGPGTEAELSDTLRSAIRDRRAALVEILNYKKDGTPFRNAVLVAPLFGPDGELEYFLGSQMEVENDDGRTDARREAARARIAALSPRQREVLLLMAEGLLNKQIAWTLGLSERTIKMHRSALLRSLGLETTADAIRLAVEAGY; encoded by the coding sequence ATGACGTTAAAGGCGATGATCGCGACGAGTCCGATCGCGGCAGTAATCAGCAATCCCCACCTGCCCGACAATCCCATCGTCGAATGCAACGACGCCTTTGCCGCGCTCACCGGATACCGTCCGGACGAGATCATCGGCCGCAACTGCCGCTTTCTGACCGGCCCCGGCACCGAAGCCGAATTGAGCGATACGCTGCGCAGTGCCATCCGCGACCGCCGTGCCGCGCTGGTCGAGATATTGAATTACAAAAAGGACGGCACGCCGTTTCGCAACGCGGTGCTGGTCGCACCGCTGTTCGGACCCGATGGCGAGCTCGAATATTTTCTGGGTTCGCAGATGGAGGTCGAGAACGACGATGGCCGCACCGACGCTCGCCGCGAGGCGGCGCGGGCGCGTATCGCTGCACTGTCGCCGCGCCAGCGCGAGGTGCTGCTGTTGATGGCCGAAGGGCTTCTCAACAAACAGATCGCGTGGACGCTCGGCTTGTCGGAACGCACGATCAAGATGCACCGTTCGGCGCTGCTCCGCTCGCTCGGGCTCGAAACGACCGCAGACGCGATCCGGCTGGCGGTCGAGGCGGGATATTAG
- a CDS encoding GNAT family N-acetyltransferase, translated as MTGSIRIATARIGDVAAAMRVMEAAFDPVYGEAWSTAQLLTLFALPSARVAIAWDGERACGFSAARMAGPESELLLLAVDPADRGRGIGKQLMDDWQTWASEQGAQDYFLEMRADNDAVHLYERAGFSECGRRAAYYRGQDGVMRDAITMRRGNGNAR; from the coding sequence GTGACGGGATCGATCCGCATTGCCACCGCACGGATCGGTGACGTCGCCGCCGCAATGCGTGTAATGGAGGCGGCCTTTGACCCCGTTTATGGCGAGGCGTGGAGCACCGCGCAGCTTCTGACCTTGTTCGCGCTGCCGTCCGCGCGGGTTGCGATTGCCTGGGATGGCGAACGCGCCTGCGGCTTTTCCGCCGCGCGGATGGCCGGCCCCGAAAGCGAGCTGCTGCTCCTCGCGGTCGACCCCGCGGACCGCGGGCGCGGAATCGGCAAGCAATTGATGGACGATTGGCAGACGTGGGCAAGCGAACAGGGCGCCCAAGACTATTTCCTTGAAATGCGGGCCGATAATGACGCGGTTCATCTGTATGAGCGCGCAGGTTTTTCGGAATGCGGACGCCGTGCAGCTTATTATCGCGGGCAGGACGGCGTGATGCGCGATGCGATTACCATGCGTCGAGGTAATGGCAATGCGCGTTGA
- a CDS encoding TonB-dependent receptor domain-containing protein, with protein MRQVFAAMILCVAPGTAWAQADANPVKSAGDAFGHKRGDEAIGLYDERSVRGFSLEAAGNYRLNGTYFVKNSGVSNFFIDSSTVRIGYNTIGTLLPGPSGVVDYRLRDPLPGEKSHVTLTYDVYGQPIAELNLRYGAPSGQSSYSIGVSRNFDVRNAQGGKGGEDMLVGGIARISSGGTRAQLFAGEYQYRRRGEFRVIPTDDMLPPRIERGKYLGQRWAFDEGQRRTGGLLLDHELTPRSGIGATLSFGQEDPTRSFAQFFQSDHDGNATGYLVAVPQQRSTALSSELRSYLEVPRADATHRFDATVRYRRSTARFGGAQSLLLDPSSLGERPADIAEPDMGLLAADQRVGVTQIGLGIGYRGSIGKRLRINAGLLKSFYSKRFSGSASTDKVSEAPFLYNLGGSFAIAPDFEVFGSYSRGLEEAGVAPNSATNRNEILSAIMVEQAEIGLRWSIRKDLSLFLAAFDSRKPYAGVDARDNVYRFIGDVRHRGMEFSLAGRVVPGLQIVAGAVLLDPELTSADDEATGPLRPVAVPRVRGILNADFAIPGVKGLSVDAGLLHVGARAARSRASLDGTQLKVKQQTTVNAGFRFGFKLGQNDAVVRAQILNVFNRFAWDVNGSEALAYNEPRRARLLVTLRY; from the coding sequence ATGCGCCAAGTTTTCGCCGCCATGATCCTGTGTGTCGCACCCGGCACCGCGTGGGCACAGGCCGATGCCAACCCGGTAAAATCGGCGGGCGATGCCTTCGGACACAAACGCGGCGACGAGGCGATCGGTCTCTATGACGAACGCTCCGTCCGGGGTTTCAGCCTGGAAGCCGCCGGGAATTACCGGTTGAACGGCACGTATTTCGTGAAGAACTCCGGCGTCAGCAATTTCTTCATCGACAGCAGCACCGTTCGTATCGGGTACAACACGATCGGCACGCTGTTGCCCGGCCCGTCGGGGGTGGTCGATTACCGCCTGCGCGATCCACTCCCGGGTGAGAAAAGTCACGTCACTCTGACCTATGACGTCTATGGCCAGCCGATCGCCGAACTCAACCTGCGTTACGGGGCCCCTTCCGGCCAGTCGAGCTACTCAATCGGCGTGTCGCGCAATTTTGACGTCCGCAACGCGCAGGGCGGCAAAGGGGGCGAGGATATGCTTGTCGGAGGCATCGCGCGCATTTCGAGCGGCGGAACGCGAGCACAGTTATTTGCCGGCGAATATCAGTATCGGCGGCGCGGAGAATTTCGCGTCATTCCCACCGACGACATGCTTCCTCCGCGTATCGAGCGGGGCAAGTATCTGGGTCAGCGGTGGGCGTTCGACGAGGGGCAACGGCGAACCGGCGGCCTTCTTCTTGACCATGAACTGACGCCGCGTAGCGGAATCGGCGCGACGCTATCGTTCGGCCAGGAAGATCCGACCCGATCGTTTGCCCAGTTTTTTCAAAGCGACCATGATGGGAACGCGACGGGGTATCTTGTCGCAGTGCCGCAGCAACGATCGACAGCCTTGTCCTCCGAACTTCGCTCCTATCTCGAAGTGCCGCGCGCCGACGCGACGCATCGGTTCGACGCCACGGTCCGTTACCGTCGCTCGACGGCACGATTCGGCGGCGCGCAATCGCTGCTTCTCGATCCATCGTCCCTGGGCGAACGCCCCGCGGACATTGCCGAACCCGATATGGGCCTGCTTGCTGCCGATCAGCGTGTCGGCGTGACCCAGATTGGCTTGGGGATCGGCTATCGCGGATCGATCGGAAAGCGCCTGCGAATTAACGCCGGCCTCTTGAAGTCATTTTACTCGAAGCGCTTCAGCGGGTCCGCCAGCACCGACAAGGTTTCCGAAGCCCCGTTTCTGTACAATCTCGGCGGCAGTTTTGCGATCGCGCCCGATTTCGAGGTTTTCGGCAGCTATTCGCGCGGGCTCGAAGAGGCGGGCGTCGCGCCGAATTCGGCGACGAACCGCAACGAGATTTTGAGCGCCATCATGGTGGAGCAGGCCGAAATCGGCTTGCGCTGGTCCATCCGGAAAGATCTCAGCCTGTTTCTCGCGGCCTTCGACAGCCGCAAGCCGTATGCCGGCGTCGATGCGCGGGACAATGTCTATCGCTTCATCGGCGACGTTCGGCATCGCGGCATGGAATTCTCGCTCGCCGGGCGTGTCGTGCCCGGCTTGCAGATCGTGGCGGGCGCCGTACTCCTCGATCCTGAGCTTACGAGCGCCGACGACGAGGCGACAGGCCCGCTCCGGCCGGTCGCCGTCCCGCGTGTCCGCGGGATATTGAATGCCGACTTCGCCATCCCGGGGGTTAAGGGCCTCAGCGTCGATGCCGGGCTCCTGCATGTCGGCGCCCGCGCGGCGCGAAGTCGCGCTTCGCTCGATGGAACGCAGCTTAAGGTAAAGCAACAGACGACGGTAAACGCCGGCTTTCGGTTCGGTTTCAAACTCGGACAAAATGATGCGGTCGTTCGCGCGCAGATATTGAACGTCTTTAATCGCTTTGCGTGGGACGTGAACGGCTCCGAAGCGCTCGCTTATAACGAACCCCGGCGCGCGCGCCTGCTCGTCACACTCCGTTATTGA
- a CDS encoding malonic semialdehyde reductase — protein MSEPLSDSALDQLFRTARTYNGYLDKPVSEAQLHAVWDLIKFGPTSANSLPARIIWCVSDAAKAKLAALAIPGNKDKILAAPVTAIIGMDLEFYEYLPEFFPHTDARSWFVGNEALAETTAFRNSSLQGAYFLLAARAIGLDTGPMSGFDNDAVDKAFFADQPRVKSNFISTLGYGDPATIFDRSPRPGFERFNRLV, from the coding sequence ATGAGCGAGCCGCTTTCCGACAGCGCTCTTGACCAGCTGTTTCGTACCGCGCGCACCTATAATGGCTATCTCGACAAGCCGGTGTCGGAGGCGCAATTGCACGCGGTCTGGGACTTGATAAAGTTCGGGCCGACGAGCGCGAACAGCCTGCCGGCGCGGATTATCTGGTGCGTGTCGGACGCGGCGAAGGCCAAGCTGGCGGCGCTCGCCATTCCTGGCAACAAGGACAAGATTCTCGCCGCGCCGGTCACCGCGATCATCGGCATGGACCTTGAATTTTACGAATATCTGCCCGAATTTTTCCCGCACACCGATGCGCGTAGCTGGTTTGTCGGCAATGAGGCGCTCGCCGAGACGACGGCTTTTCGCAATTCGAGCCTGCAGGGCGCCTATTTCCTGCTCGCCGCGCGCGCGATCGGACTCGACACGGGGCCGATGTCGGGTTTCGACAATGATGCGGTCGATAAGGCTTTCTTTGCCGATCAGCCCAGGGTGAAGAGCAATTTCATCTCGACGCTCGGCTATGGCGACCCCGCGACGATCTTCGACCGCAGCCCGCGTCCGGGCTTCGAACGCTTCAACCGCCTTGTCTGA
- a CDS encoding cryptochrome/photolyase family protein has translation MTPSLLWLRQDLRVHHHPALLAAIADGAVIPVFILDDETPGLWKMGAAQRWWLYHSLSALGASLAKRGSKLILRRGAADEELARLARETGSRRIHATYAYEPWWKESEERLPAGIELILHDGNYLAAPDSITNAQGARYRVFTPWYRRLLERMPPALPGGAPDAIPAPAEWPRSEVLSEWGLLPTQPNWATGFGEWQPGEKGAWSTVRDWLDDIDDYKDRRDHPTQRGTSRLSPHLHFGEISPRALWHAIGERDDAGAESYRSELGWREHGINLVDQMPDYADRNGRDLFDRFAWRTGADADRDFAAWTRGRTGYPVVDAGMRELWQTGWMHNRVRMVTASFLVKHLLIDWRHGERWFWDTLLDADLGSNAMNWQYVAGTGVDAPVFSRIMSPTLQCERFAMADYVRAYVPEIAHLSDAEIAASHGRDSGVQGYPAPLIGHDAARARALAAWQAARG, from the coding sequence ATGACCCCGTCGCTGCTTTGGCTGCGCCAGGACCTGCGGGTCCACCATCACCCTGCCCTGCTGGCGGCGATCGCTGATGGCGCGGTGATACCGGTCTTCATCCTCGACGATGAAACGCCGGGATTATGGAAAATGGGCGCGGCGCAGCGCTGGTGGCTGTATCACAGCCTGAGCGCGCTCGGCGCCAGCCTCGCCAAACGCGGCAGCAAGCTGATCCTGCGGCGCGGTGCCGCCGACGAGGAACTGGCCCGGCTCGCCCGCGAAACCGGCAGCCGGCGCATCCACGCAACCTACGCTTACGAACCGTGGTGGAAGGAGAGCGAGGAGCGCCTGCCCGCGGGTATCGAACTGATCCTGCATGATGGCAATTACCTTGCCGCACCCGACAGCATCACGAACGCGCAGGGCGCCCGCTATCGCGTCTTCACGCCTTGGTATCGCCGTTTGCTCGAACGGATGCCGCCTGCGTTACCCGGCGGCGCGCCCGACGCAATCCCCGCGCCCGCAGAATGGCCGCGATCCGAGGTGCTGTCCGAATGGGGCTTGCTGCCGACGCAGCCGAACTGGGCGACGGGTTTCGGCGAATGGCAGCCGGGCGAAAAGGGCGCGTGGAGCACCGTGCGCGATTGGCTGGACGACATCGACGATTACAAGGACCGGCGCGACCACCCAACGCAACGCGGCACGTCGCGCCTGTCGCCGCACCTGCATTTCGGCGAAATCTCGCCGCGCGCCCTGTGGCATGCGATCGGCGAGCGCGACGATGCGGGGGCGGAAAGCTATCGCTCCGAGCTCGGCTGGCGCGAGCATGGGATTAACCTGGTCGACCAGATGCCCGATTATGCCGACCGCAACGGCCGAGACCTGTTCGACCGTTTCGCCTGGCGGACAGGCGCCGACGCCGATCGCGACTTTGCCGCGTGGACGCGCGGCCGCACGGGCTATCCCGTCGTCGATGCCGGGATGCGCGAGCTGTGGCAGACGGGATGGATGCACAACCGGGTGCGGATGGTCACCGCCTCTTTCCTCGTCAAGCATCTGCTGATCGACTGGCGCCACGGCGAACGCTGGTTCTGGGACACGTTGCTCGACGCCGACCTGGGCTCCAATGCGATGAACTGGCAATATGTCGCGGGCACGGGCGTCGATGCCCCGGTCTTTTCGCGGATCATGTCGCCGACGCTGCAATGCGAGCGCTTCGCCATGGCCGATTATGTCCGCGCCTACGTGCCCGAGATTGCGCATCTGTCCGATGCCGAGATTGCGGCGAGCCATGGGCGGGATAGCGGGGTGCAGGGTTATCCCGCGCCGCTGATCGGTCATGACGCCGCGCGCGCCCGCGCGCTTGCCGCGTGGCAAGCCGCGCGCGGCTGA
- a CDS encoding VOC family protein, translating to MTGLPPFHIAFPVHDLDAARHFYGQVMGCAEGRSDTDWIDFNLYGHQIVAHCVGARRDAVAGHNPVDGHSVPVPHFGVVLPPAEWRALAERLRAAGVEFVIEPYTRFAGEPGEQSTMFFYDPSGNALEFKAFRDIDQLFAT from the coding sequence ATGACCGGACTTCCGCCCTTTCACATCGCTTTTCCTGTCCACGATCTCGACGCCGCGCGCCATTTTTATGGACAGGTGATGGGCTGCGCCGAAGGGCGGAGCGACACCGACTGGATCGACTTCAACCTTTATGGTCACCAGATCGTCGCGCATTGTGTCGGCGCAAGGCGTGATGCGGTCGCGGGGCATAATCCGGTCGACGGTCATTCGGTGCCCGTTCCACATTTCGGCGTCGTCCTGCCGCCCGCCGAATGGCGCGCGCTCGCCGAGCGGCTCCGCGCGGCAGGGGTTGAGTTTGTAATCGAACCCTATACACGCTTTGCGGGCGAGCCCGGTGAGCAATCGACGATGTTCTTTTACGATCCGTCGGGCAACGCGCTTGAGTTCAAGGCCTTCCGCGACATCGACCAGCTGTTCGCGACATAG
- a CDS encoding NAD(P)/FAD-dependent oxidoreductase — protein MRAAIIGAGIAGLACADALRSAGVRVTLFDKARGIGGRMSTRRAVTPRGEIAFDHGATHFTVRSAAFRERVAQWQADGCALPWPDAGQDAWIGAPTMNAPLKNMADSHEVQLSAAITALSRADGQWFLHREKERCGPFDIAVVAIPGEQAAPLLSLHDFGMARAAMAAHSRPIWSAMFAFPQSLGTGSDFIRGPAPIVYAVRGNARPGRAEPEHWVVQADWSWSEAHLADDQATVCDLLLSELGALIGHAVPKPCFAAAQRWMFGQPSGSDLGHLWNDEIALGACGDWLSHGFVEHAWSGGTALGTAIAAARALKADYR, from the coding sequence ATGCGCGCCGCTATCATCGGAGCGGGTATCGCAGGGCTCGCTTGCGCCGACGCGCTGCGGTCGGCGGGAGTCCGGGTGACGCTGTTCGACAAGGCGCGCGGTATCGGCGGACGCATGTCGACGCGCCGCGCCGTCACCCCGCGCGGCGAGATTGCGTTCGACCATGGCGCGACGCATTTCACCGTGCGATCGGCGGCGTTCCGCGAGCGCGTCGCGCAGTGGCAGGCGGATGGGTGCGCACTCCCCTGGCCCGACGCGGGGCAGGATGCGTGGATCGGCGCCCCGACGATGAACGCACCCTTGAAAAATATGGCGGACAGCCATGAGGTCCAGCTGAGCGCCGCGATCACCGCGCTGTCGCGCGCCGATGGACAATGGTTTCTCCACCGCGAGAAAGAGCGCTGCGGCCCGTTCGACATCGCCGTGGTGGCCATTCCGGGCGAGCAGGCGGCGCCGCTGCTCTCGCTCCATGATTTCGGCATGGCACGCGCGGCGATGGCGGCGCATTCGCGTCCTATCTGGAGCGCCATGTTCGCGTTCCCGCAGTCGCTGGGCACCGGCTCCGATTTCATCCGCGGCCCGGCCCCCATCGTCTATGCCGTCCGCGGCAACGCGCGTCCGGGACGCGCCGAGCCCGAACATTGGGTCGTCCAGGCCGACTGGAGCTGGAGCGAGGCCCATCTTGCCGACGATCAGGCGACGGTCTGCGACCTGCTTCTGTCCGAACTGGGCGCGCTGATCGGGCACGCCGTTCCCAAACCCTGTTTTGCCGCGGCGCAGCGCTGGATGTTCGGTCAGCCTTCGGGCAGCGATTTGGGGCATCTGTGGAACGACGAGATCGCGCTCGGCGCGTGCGGCGACTGGCTGTCGCACGGTTTCGTCGAACATGCGTGGAGCGGCGGCACCGCACTGGGTACGGCAATCGCCGCCGCCCGCGCCTTGAAGGCAGATTATAGATGA
- a CDS encoding Fur family transcriptional regulator produces the protein MPGNIDLEALCHEKGLRITEQRRIIARVISDSEDHPDVETLYDRASKIDSGISIATVYRTVRLFEEAGILDRHDFGDGRSRYEAAPEAHHDHLIDVETGKVIEFVDPELEALQKVIAERLGFRLVDHRMELYGVAIDRKRD, from the coding sequence ATGCCCGGCAATATCGATCTTGAGGCTCTGTGCCACGAAAAGGGCCTGCGCATCACCGAACAGCGCCGCATCATCGCGCGTGTTATCTCGGATTCGGAGGATCACCCCGATGTCGAGACGCTCTATGATCGCGCGTCAAAGATCGACAGCGGCATTTCGATCGCTACCGTTTACCGCACCGTGCGGCTGTTCGAAGAAGCGGGCATCCTAGACCGTCACGATTTTGGTGATGGCCGCTCGCGCTACGAAGCAGCGCCGGAGGCGCATCACGATCATCTGATCGATGTCGAAACGGGCAAGGTGATCGAATTCGTCGATCCCGAGCTGGAAGCGTTGCAAAAGGTGATCGCCGAACGGCTGGGGTTCCGCCTCGTCGATCACCGCATGGAGCTTTACGGTGTCGCCATCGATCGCAAGCGCGACTGA
- a CDS encoding fasciclin domain-containing protein, whose translation MAISRIALAIAAATMAAGGGAALAKNPMVGGAAMYETKNIVENASNSKDHTTLVAAVKAAGLVDTLASPGPFTVFAPTNDAFAKLPAGTVDTLLKPESKAALTGVLTYHVVPGRLTAADIAAQAKANGGKAVLTTVQGATLTVWEKDGAWYVTDAKGGKAKIGTADVIQSNGVIHVIDGVLLPA comes from the coding sequence ATGGCTATTTCCCGTATCGCGCTCGCGATCGCCGCGGCCACCATGGCGGCCGGCGGCGGCGCAGCTCTCGCCAAGAACCCGATGGTCGGCGGCGCGGCGATGTATGAAACCAAAAATATCGTCGAAAATGCCTCCAATTCAAAGGACCACACGACGCTGGTCGCCGCGGTGAAGGCCGCAGGGTTGGTCGACACGCTCGCCTCGCCCGGCCCGTTCACCGTGTTCGCGCCGACCAACGACGCCTTCGCCAAGCTGCCCGCCGGCACGGTCGACACGCTGCTGAAACCCGAAAGCAAGGCCGCGCTGACCGGCGTGCTCACCTATCATGTCGTGCCTGGCCGACTGACCGCGGCCGACATCGCCGCGCAGGCAAAAGCAAACGGCGGCAAGGCCGTGCTGACCACCGTTCAGGGCGCGACGCTCACCGTCTGGGAAAAGGACGGCGCCTGGTATGTCACCGACGCCAAGGGCGGCAAGGCCAAGATCGGCACCGCCGATGTCATCCAGTCGAACGGCGTAATCCATGTGATCGACGGCGTTCTGCTGCCCGCCTGA
- a CDS encoding dicarboxylate/amino acid:cation symporter, with translation MTDTSLPTTVPEPRPGPLRRALRFWFGIALWKRILGALVVGAAVGMAWGEGATTIGWIGELFVRLIRMLVIPLVFLTIASGVAALADPKRLGSIGVKTLAMYVFTTALAVTTGLIVATLIAPGEGASFAGAIPKAVAEPQDPARMFIEIIPDNPIGAMASGATLSVIFFAILVGAGVIAAGKDGEPVQRLLASGSEVMLRIVGFVMETAPLGVFALIAVVMGTSGPSSFLAVLKLAVCVLTGSIIVTLVIHGGIVVRLLAWLPPLPFFRGIADAIMVGFSTSSSSATLPVAIRVAERNLGVSPPVASTVLPLGATIGMDGAAMYVAMLTLFAAQAFGVQLTLADYLVIAGTTTIVAMGVAPVPSGSLFVLAAVLHAIGITPEQTAIVVGFILPFDRILDMIRTVPNVTSDLSIATAVARWEGEMDVGVYRAPNDE, from the coding sequence ATGACCGATACGAGCCTGCCGACCACTGTCCCCGAACCGCGTCCCGGCCCGCTGCGCCGTGCGCTGCGGTTTTGGTTTGGCATTGCCCTGTGGAAACGCATCCTCGGCGCGCTCGTCGTCGGGGCGGCGGTCGGCATGGCGTGGGGCGAAGGGGCAACGACGATCGGCTGGATTGGCGAGCTGTTCGTGCGGCTGATCCGGATGCTCGTCATCCCGCTCGTTTTCCTGACCATTGCATCGGGGGTGGCGGCGCTCGCCGATCCGAAGCGGCTCGGCAGCATCGGGGTCAAGACTCTGGCGATGTATGTCTTCACCACCGCGCTTGCGGTGACAACCGGTCTGATCGTCGCGACGCTGATCGCGCCGGGCGAAGGCGCGAGTTTTGCGGGAGCAATACCCAAGGCGGTCGCTGAGCCTCAGGATCCCGCGCGCATGTTTATCGAAATCATCCCCGACAACCCGATCGGCGCGATGGCGAGCGGCGCAACGCTGTCGGTCATCTTTTTCGCGATCCTTGTCGGCGCCGGGGTGATCGCGGCGGGGAAGGACGGCGAACCTGTCCAGCGCCTGCTCGCCAGCGGCTCCGAGGTGATGCTGCGCATCGTGGGTTTCGTGATGGAAACCGCGCCGCTCGGCGTCTTTGCGTTGATCGCGGTGGTGATGGGAACCAGCGGCCCGTCGAGCTTCCTGGCGGTACTCAAGCTCGCGGTCTGCGTGCTCACCGGGTCGATCATCGTCACGCTCGTCATCCATGGCGGAATCGTCGTACGCCTGCTTGCCTGGTTGCCGCCCTTGCCCTTTTTCCGGGGGATCGCCGACGCGATCATGGTCGGTTTTTCGACCTCCTCGTCGAGCGCAACCCTGCCTGTCGCGATCCGCGTTGCCGAGCGCAACCTCGGCGTTTCGCCGCCCGTTGCATCGACCGTGCTGCCGCTGGGCGCGACGATCGGCATGGACGGCGCGGCCATGTATGTCGCGATGCTGACCCTGTTTGCGGCGCAGGCGTTTGGCGTGCAGCTGACGCTGGCCGACTATCTGGTGATTGCCGGGACGACGACGATCGTCGCAATGGGTGTCGCGCCGGTGCCGTCGGGGTCGCTCTTCGTGCTCGCCGCGGTGCTCCACGCGATCGGCATTACGCCCGAACAGACCGCCATCGTCGTCGGCTTCATCCTGCCGTTCGACCGCATTCTCGACATGATCCGCACCGTTCCCAACGTCACCTCCGACCTGTCGATCGCCACTGCGGTCGCGCGGTGGGAGGGGGAGATGGATGTCGGCGTCTATCGTGCGCCCAACGACGAATGA
- a CDS encoding MucR family transcriptional regulator, with product MSDPTDTNEMLVTLTADIVAAHVSNNSVAISDLSLLINNVHAALSGLGGAPVIEEKPVPAVSIRASVKPDYIVCLEDGKKLKMLRRHLMTHYGMTPDDYRTKWGLPADYPMVAPNYAEKRRALAKEIGLGTKGRGGGRRRKTKG from the coding sequence ATGTCCGACCCAACCGACACCAATGAAATGCTCGTCACACTGACTGCCGATATTGTTGCTGCGCATGTCAGCAACAACAGCGTCGCCATTTCCGATCTTTCGCTGCTCATCAACAATGTCCACGCGGCGCTCTCGGGCCTCGGCGGCGCACCCGTGATCGAAGAAAAGCCGGTACCGGCGGTTTCGATCCGCGCGTCGGTGAAGCCCGACTATATCGTCTGCCTCGAAGACGGGAAAAAGCTGAAGATGCTCCGCCGTCACCTGATGACGCATTATGGCATGACCCCCGACGACTATCGCACGAAATGGGGCCTCCCCGCCGACTATCCGATGGTCGCCCCCAACTACGCCGAAAAGCGCCGCGCGCTGGCGAAGGAAATCGGCCTTGGGACCAAGGGGCGTGGCGGCGGGCGTCGCCGCAAGACGAAGGGATAA
- the tsaB gene encoding tRNA (adenosine(37)-N6)-threonylcarbamoyltransferase complex dimerization subunit type 1 TsaB, translating into MSDERTLVIDCASEACSVALVASGRLIDFRHELIGRGHAERLVPLIAELVGGGRADMIAVGCGPGSFAGVRIGVAAALALALGWQVPANGFSTLSLVAAAAADAIAQSGGALVVMEGGHGQWFVQPFAADLSPRAEVRSLLPDAAAMLDVALVVGNRAEAFVARRGTGRAVAVLPDARAFLRLPRAALIDRPSPIYGRAPDAKPMSRA; encoded by the coding sequence TTGTCTGACGAGCGAACGCTCGTCATCGATTGCGCCAGCGAGGCCTGCTCGGTTGCGCTGGTGGCGAGCGGGCGCCTCATCGATTTTCGCCATGAACTGATCGGCCGCGGCCACGCCGAGCGCCTTGTGCCGCTGATCGCGGAGTTGGTGGGCGGCGGCCGCGCCGATATGATCGCGGTCGGCTGCGGCCCCGGCAGCTTTGCCGGGGTGCGGATCGGCGTCGCGGCGGCGCTCGCGCTCGCGCTCGGCTGGCAGGTGCCCGCAAACGGCTTTTCGACCCTTTCACTTGTCGCCGCCGCGGCTGCCGATGCGATTGCCCAATCGGGCGGCGCGCTTGTCGTGATGGAGGGCGGCCATGGGCAATGGTTCGTTCAGCCCTTTGCTGCCGATCTGTCGCCGCGCGCCGAAGTTCGCTCGCTCCTGCCCGACGCTGCGGCGATGCTGGACGTTGCGCTGGTGGTCGGCAACCGGGCGGAGGCGTTTGTCGCGCGCCGCGGGACGGGCCGGGCGGTGGCGGTCCTGCCCGATGCACGCGCGTTCCTGCGCCTGCCGCGCGCCGCGCTGATCGACCGGCCGAGCCCGATTTATGGCCGTGCGCCCGATGCCAAGCCAATGAGCCGCGCGTGA
- a CDS encoding NifU family protein yields the protein MLIETESTPNPATLKFLPGRAVMEAGTRDFASPEEAEASPLASALFSLGDVTGVFFGRDFVSVTIGPGAEWADVKPDILSIVMDHFLAEVPLFNAASAGFSVPAEDAGFADDPADADIIEQIKELIETRVRPAVANDGGDIVYRGFDKGNVYLKMQGACAGCPSSTATLKNGIESLLKHYVPEVTAVYAV from the coding sequence ATGCTGATCGAAACCGAATCGACGCCCAATCCCGCGACGCTCAAATTCCTGCCCGGTCGGGCGGTGATGGAAGCGGGAACCCGCGATTTTGCCAGCCCTGAAGAGGCCGAGGCGTCGCCGCTCGCGAGCGCGCTCTTTTCGCTGGGCGATGTTACGGGCGTGTTCTTCGGCCGCGATTTCGTGTCCGTCACGATCGGCCCCGGCGCCGAATGGGCCGACGTGAAGCCCGACATCCTCAGCATCGTCATGGATCATTTTCTGGCCGAGGTACCGCTGTTCAACGCGGCGAGCGCCGGTTTTTCGGTGCCCGCGGAGGATGCGGGCTTTGCCGACGATCCGGCCGACGCCGACATCATCGAACAGATCAAGGAACTCATCGAAACGCGCGTGCGCCCCGCGGTCGCCAACGACGGCGGCGACATCGTCTATCGCGGCTTCGACAAGGGTAATGTGTATCTGAAGATGCAGGGCGCGTGCGCCGGATGCCCGTCCTCGACCGCGACGCTGAAAAATGGCATCGAATCGCTCTTGAAACATTATGTGCCCGAGGTAACGGCGGTTTACGCCGTCTGA